A DNA window from Arachis hypogaea cultivar Tifrunner chromosome 18, arahy.Tifrunner.gnm2.J5K5, whole genome shotgun sequence contains the following coding sequences:
- the LOC140181307 gene encoding uncharacterized protein — translation MATGPTTPLSHIDLQTLTSLFSQFNQMQQNSNRANLSPILDPTSHYYLHPGESPGTPLIASILNLNNYHTWETSMSRALRGKNKIKCIDGSLPKPPSDDPLFEAWERCNMYVGDIFCITAKQEDMSITDYFTKMKGIWEGLDNFKPVPSCESCHETCKCGLGIMRGYRQDTRMVRFLRGLSDQFTTVR, via the exons ATGGCAACCGGTCCTACCACTCCTCTGTCTCATATTGATTTACAAACCCTAACAAGCCTGTTCAGTCAGTTCAATCAGATGCAACAAAATTCTAATCGTGCTAATTTGAGTCCAATTTTGGATCCAACAAGCCACTACTACTTGCATCCGGGAGAGAGTCCAGGTACTCCCCTAATTGCATCGATTCTCAACTTGAATAACTATCATACCTGGGAGACATCAATGTCGAGAGCTTTAAGAGGTAAAAACAAGATAAAATGTATTGATGGATCACTGCCTAAGCCACCTAGTGACGATCCGCTGtttgaagcctgggagagatgtAATATGTATGTG GGAGACATTTTTTGCATTACTGCAAAGCAAGAGGATATGAGTATCACAGATTACTTCACCAAGATGAAGGGAATTTGGGAGGGATTAGATAACTTCAAACCAGTTCCATCATGTGAGAGTTGTCATGAAACATGTAAGTGTGGATTGGGAATAATGAGAGGCTATAGGCAAGATACTAGGATGGTACGATTCCTGAGAGGTTTAAGTGATCAATTCACCACTGTTAGGTGA
- the LOC112772890 gene encoding uncharacterized protein: protein MLMTPLPTVETAFSLLLQQERQNMDPNECKALVVAGLNQSSHEFALAGRGRAARGRRGRSGSGRSGRGFKQCTFWGRSKHIENVCYCKPGFPPHMKDNGRESVVNNVTIGTTDEVNEKFSKSAGIVNGSSEVNFSTEQKLALLALLDQQRSTSTTHNVNQVLTLPSTPVRYRIVSPRK, encoded by the exons ATGCTTATGACGCCACTACCAACAGTTGAAACCGCATTTTCTTTGCTCCTCCAGCAAGAAAGGCAGAATATGGACCCCAATGAGTGCAAGGCCCTGGTCGTGGCTGGTCTAAATCAATCCTCTCATGAATTTGCACTAGCTGGAAGAGGAAGAGCTGCTAGAGGCAGAAGGGGAAGATCCGGATCAGGAAGAAGTGGAAGAGGTTTCAAGCAATGCACATTTTGGGGTAGAAGCAAACACATTGAGAATGTGTGTTACTGTAAACCTGGCTTTCCACCTCATATGAAAGACAATGGAAGGGAAAGTGTGGTCAATAATGTGACAATTGGCACTACTGATGAAGTAAATGAGAAATTCAGCAAATCCGCTGGGATAGTGAATGGGAGTTCTGAAGTCAACTTCTCAACAGAACAGAAGCTTGCACTATTGGCTCTCTTGGATCAACAAAGATCAACAAGCACCACTCACAATGTCAATCAAGTTCTCACACTCCCATCCACACCAG TGAGATACAGGATTGTCTCTCCAAGAAAATGA